DNA from Bacteroides zoogleoformans:
GAACCGGACTTGAATGGAAAGGATTCGATTTAGACCTCGCTTTTGCTTATCAACTGGGAGGGAAGACCTATGATGGAGCTTATCAAGGCTTGATGGGACGAAACTTGCAGGGTGGTCGTGCTATGCATGCCGATATGTACACGGCTTGGAAGAAACCGGGCGACGTGACCGATGTTCCCCGTTTGGATGCCGAAGGTGGTGGAAACTATGACGCCCTGACTTCCGATCGTTTCTTGATTTCCAGTGACGCTTTATTGCTGAAGTCTATTGCAGTTGGTTATACCTTGCCCAAGAAGTGGGCCAAAAAAGTAGGACTTGAAAGCGTACGCATCAGCGTGGCAGGCGAGAATCTCTTCCTATGGTCGGCCCGTCAAGGTCTGAACCCGATGATGAACTATAGCGGAGTGACAGGCGCCGCTTTCTATGAATATGCCAAAACTTTGACTTCAAGCATCAATATTAAATTCTAATTCTAAAAAATGACTTATATGAGAAAGTTTAAAAAAATATGCGCGGCATTCTTTGTCGGACTGCTGGCTACCGGATGTGCGGGAGACTACCTGGACAACGAGCCATCTAACTCCATAAGCCGGGATAAAGCTGTAGAAAACACAGAAGGACTGAGGTACATTCTGGAAGGGGTGCACAATATGATTTATTCATATAATTTCAGTAATCAAGTATTCACCCTCGGCCAACCGGGTCTGAATGCTAGCTTGGACTTACTTGGAGATGACATGATCAACACTAAACCGGCCTACCACATGAGTGTTTATCGCTGGGAAGACCATACAAGTCCTGACGGAGAAATCAATCTCTATGCTTGGGACTATTTCTATACTATCATCCAGCATCTGAACGAGATTATCGGAGCGGTAGATAACGTGAAGAATGCTGCGGCAACGGAAGTGGCTACCTTGAAAGGGGAAGCTTATAGCTTGCGCGCATGGGCTTACTTCAATTTGGTTCAACTTTACGGCAAACGCTATGTAAAAGGCGAAGCCAATGACAATTTGGGAGTTATTATTCGTAAAGAAGTGTCATACGATGCTCGCCCGCGCTCTACCGTGGCTGAAGTATATAAACTTATTGATGAAGACATTAAGACCGGTCTTGAGAATTTAGAAAAGGCTCCTGACTTGGAACGCAAAAACGTGATTCGTTATTCTACGGCATGTGGCATTGCCGCACGTATCGCCTTGGCAAAGTCGGAATGGGCAGATGCCGAGAAATATGCAGATTTGGCAATTAAGCATTCAGGCGCCACTCTACAACAAGGTGGTGCGCTTTGTGACGGCTTCTGCGATTTGAGTGCCTCCGAATGGATGTGGGGCTATTATCAAGGCAGTGACCAGGATTTTTTCTACGCAAGCTATTTCTGTGCGTATTCTTACAACTTTAACGGGCATAATAAAGGTTTCAAACATGCGGTAAACCGTACCTTGTATGACAAGATGGGCAAAAACGATGCACGTCGCGGCTGGTGGGTATGTTTGGATCAAGGAGATAAGATTCCTAAAGATGCCAGCGCCTCTTACTTTGAGGGAGGAATGAGTAAGCCCAATTGGGAAGTTACCGGGCAACAAATCAAATATCGCGCCAAAGGAGCTGAAGATACGCATGGAGATTTGCTGATTATGCGGCTGGGAGAAATGTACTACATCAAAGCGGAAGCACAAGCCAGACAGGGTTCCGGCAGAGAAGCCGATGCCCGTGCCACTCTATTGGAAATCATGAGTACACGCGATCCGGAATATAAGACGGAGGCTGTGGGCGATGAACTGATGGATGAGATTTTCCGTAACAAACGAATTGATTTATGGATGGAAGGGCAACGTTTCTTTGATATGAAACGCTTGGGCATTATTCCCGATCGCTTGAATAGCGCAAATATTCAAATACACTTAAAAGGCAATGCCCAAAAGACTGCTATCACTCGTAACTCAGGTACCAATGCCAAGAAAATAGCCAAGTCTGTAGATGATAAATATTGGGAGTTTGCCATTCCGTATACGGAAATACGTGGTAATGATCAATGTGTACAAAATCCTTTATAAAGGTATGTCATAAGATTATCGTAAATCATTAATCTAAAAAAGGATAGACCTCACCAAACGCTTTTGAAAAGCCATTTGGTGAGGTCTCTTTTTCGGCAAATAATGAAACTCGTACCCCGCATCGTACTCTGTCAGAATGCCGATCAAGTGGTCTTTGTAGAATATGTTGGCTTGTCTCATTGATTATTCGTTTTTGACGTAGTAACCATTTCATAATTGAAGAACTCGAGAAGCTGATTCACCTTATCGAGGCGTAGCGTTTCCTTTCCTTGTTCAAGGTCGCGAACGAAGCGCAATCCTACACTCGACTTCAACGAGAGTTCTTCTTGTGTCAGGTTATACTGCTTTCGCAACATTTTGACTGTAGTAGAGAGACTGTTCATAATCATCCGGATTTATACCTTTTCGGGTTCGAAGTTCATACAAATATTCAATATTATACCATAAGGGGTATAAATCATTGCTTTCCGGTGCGATTATATCAGATAAGGTGCAATTTTGTGATAGCAGACCCGAAAGAAGCCATCATGGCTCTGACAAGTACGGCATAGCCCTTCTTCCTCTCCGTAACGTTTGCGCAGGTATATGGCGCAAACGTCCTCTGATAGCATCGCATCTCCGCTGAACAGAAAGATACTCAGCAAACCGCTATCAACAAAGTAGTGTTTCTTCACCGTATCTTTCTCCACAAACTTCGTCGTATAATTTTCCAACGAGAACAACATGCGCAGGTATCTGCCTCAAAAACAGGACCGGTATGATTTCTTGCTTTTTGAAGAATGACAGTTTTTTGCTTTTTCTATGAGTTCTGCTGTGAGGCGGTCTGCAAATTTCGAGTACTTGCTGTCTATCAAATTTTGCGCCAATGCCGGTAGTTCCGGTGAACTTTTATTTACAAGAAAGGGAATAATATGTCAGTTTCTTAATTGGGGAAAGTAAAAATGTTATTCATTAATATATCCAATGTTTCGGACAAAGCTTCATCTGTTGTCACCGGGCGTGTTTTCCGGTTAAATGGCGGGCATATGGCCGAATTAAAGAATGACATTGCTTGAAGATTGTGTGAAAATCCTTATATTTGTGGCCATTAAAATTGGAATATATATAATATAAGGTATAGTAAATGAAAGAATTTGTAATTTCCGAGGTGCAGGCCGAAACAGCGGTATTGGTGGGTCTTATCACAAAGACGCAAGACGAGCGCAAGACCAACGAATATCTTGACGAGCTGGCATTCTTGGCTGAGACAGCCGGGGCGGAAGTGGTGAAAAGATTTACCCAAAAGCTGGAGCAGGCTCATTCGGTGACCTATGTGGGCACGGGCAAGCTGGCCGAGATAAAAGAATATATCAAGAACGAAGAAGAGGCCGAACGTGAGGTTGGAATGGTAATCTTCGATGATGAACTTTCTGCCAAACAGATACGAAATATTGAAGCGGAACTGAAGATTAAGATATTGGATAGAACTTCCCTTATTCTCGACATTTTTGCCATGCGCGCACAGACAGCCAATGCTAAAACACAGGTGGAACTGGCGCAGTACAAATACATGCTTCCCCGCCTGCAACGCTTGTGGACACACCTGGAACGTCAGGGAGGCGGCTCTGGTGCCGGAGGCGGCAAGGGGTCTGTGGGGCTTCGCGGACCGGGTGAGACGCAGTTGGAAATGGACCGCCGCATCATCCTTAACCGTATGTCTTTGCTGAAAGAACGTTTGGCCGAGATTGACAAACAAAAATCTACGCAGCGCAAAAACCGCGGACGGCTGATTCGTGTGGCGTTGGTGGGATACACCAACGTAGGCAAGTCGACGCTGATGACGTTGCTCTCGAAAAGCGAGGTGTTTGCTGAGAATAAGCTGTTTGCCACGCTGGACACTACGGTGCGCAAGGTGATTATCGAAAACCTGCCGTTCCTGCTTTCCGATACGGTGGGTTTTATCCGCAAGTTGCCCACTGATTTGGTGGATTCCTTCAAGTCCACCCTCGACGAGGTGCGCGAAGCCGATTTGCTGCTGCATATCGTTGATATTTCCCATCCCGATTTTGAAGAACAGATAGAAGTTGTGAACAAGACATTGGCCGACATCGGTGCTGCCGGCAAGCCCATGATGCTTGTATTCAATAAAATAGACGCTTACACCTACGTGGAGAAAGCGGCTGACGACCTTACCCCCAAAACAAAAGAAAACTTAACACTCGAAGAACTGATGAAGACGTGGATGGCGAAGATGGAGGATAGTTGCCTCTTTATCTCCGCCCGTGAAAAAATCAACATGGAGGAACTGAAAAGTGTGGTTTACGGACGTGTGAAGGAACTGCATGTGCAGAAGTACCCCTACAACGATTTTCTTTATCAGTTCTACGGAGACGAAGAATAATCTCTGGAGAGTTGAAAAGAAGCTTTCCTCTTTCATTAAATCCGTATGAGTTATAGAAAATTGACCGAGGCCGAAGTGCTTCGTTTGAAAAGCCAATCGTGCCTGGCTGACGATTGGGAAAAAGTGACCGTTGCCGAAGAGTTTGTAACGGAGTTCGTGCACCATACTCGTTTCTCGGGAGAGGTGCGTTTAGGAGTGTTTCGTTCGGAATTTACTTTGCCGGGAGGAATAAAGAAGCATTCCGGCCTGCGGCATGTGACGTTGCATAACGTTACCGTGGGAGATAATTGTTGCATTGAGAATATCCAGAACTACATTGCCAATTACGAGATAGGCCACGATACTTTTATCGAGAATGTGGATATTATCCTTGTGGACGGAGTATCGAAGTTCGGCAACGGGGTGGAAGTCTCCGTCCTGAACGAGACGGGAGGGCGCGAGGTGCTTATCAGCGACAAGCTGTCGGCGCATCAGGCTTACATCATGGCCCTTTACCGCCATCGTCCGGAACTGATAGCCCGGATGAAAGAAATCACAGACTTCTATTCCAATAAGCACGCTTCTGCCGTGGGGAGCATAGGCAGCCATGTGATGATATTGAACACCGGCTCCATCAAGAATGTCCGTGTGGGCGACTATTGCCGCATTTGCGGGACGTGCCGCCTATACAACGGGAGCATCAACAGCAATGAAGTGGCGCCGGTGCACATCGGGCACGGGGTGATTTGCGACGACTTCATCATATCTTCCGGTTCGCACGTGGACGACGGGGCCATGCTGAGCCGCTGTTTCATTGGGCAGGCCTGCCGGTTGGGGCATAACTATTCGGCTTCCGACTCGTTGTTCTTCAGCAATTGTCAGGGAGAGAACGGTGAGGCATGTTCCATCTTTGCCGGGCCGTTCACGGTGACGCATCACAAATCTACTCTGCTGATAGCCGGCATGTTCTCGTTCATGAATGCCGGTTCGGGATCTAATCAAAGCAATCACATGTATAAGCTGGGGCCTATTCATCAAGGAACGTTGGAGCGTGGTGCGAAGACCACATCGGACTCGTACATCCTGTGGCCGGCAAGGGTAGGGGCATTTTCCTTAGTCATGGGACGCCACGTCAACCATTCCGATACATCGAATCTGCCTTTCTCCTATCTGATAGAACAGAACAATACGACTTATCTGGTGCCGGGTGTCAACCTGCGCAGTGTGGGCACCATCCGTGATGCCCAAAAATGGCCGAAGCGTGACGGACGCACCGACACCAACAAGCTGGACTACATTAACTACAATCTCCTCAGTCCCTACACCGTGCAGAAGATGTTCAAGGGACGGGAAACGTTGCTCAACCTGCGCCATGCCGGTGGCGAACTGTCTGATATCTACTCTTTCCATAGTGCGAAAATCCGCAATTCTGCACTGCATAAGGGACTTAAGTTTTACGAGATTGCCATTCATAAGTTCCTTGGCAATTCAGTCATCAAGCGTCTGGAAAGAATCGACTTCAGAAGCAACGAAGAGATACGTGCCCGCCTGAAGCCCGATACGCTTGTGGGCAGTGGTGAGTGGGTGGATATCTCCGGGCTGATTGCTCCGAAAAGCGAGATCGATGCTTTGATAGGCGGCATTGAGTCGGGAACGGTGAATAGGCTGAAGTATATCAACGCCGAGTTTGAAAAGATGCATACTAACTATTATACGTATGAGTGGACGTGGGCATACGAGAAGCTGGAAGAATTTTACGGCATCAGTCCGGCGAATATGACGGCGGAAGACGTTATTCGTATTGTGGAAAAGTGGAAAGAGGCTGTGGTCGGTCTGGACCGTATGGTTTACGAAGACGCCAAGAAAGAATTCTCGCTGGCTTCGATGACCGGATTTGGCGCTGACGGTTCGCGCCTTGAAAAGGAACTCGACTTTGAACAGGTGCGCGGCGACTTTGAAAGCAATCCTTTCGTTACGGCTGTGCTGAAGCATATCGAAGTGAAAACGGCGCTGGGTGATGAACTGATAGGGCGGATGAAAAAGGTGTTGTAGATGAAATCATCTTCTCTCTGCATGCAGGGCATCATTTTTACTCTGATTAAAGAAATATTTCAATAATAGTTCTTACCTTTGCTTTGTGAAAGCAGGCGACATTCGGGACGTGACACACATAAGATTGCTCCTGTTTGGTTCGCACTGCTTTTGTGCAGCGATTAACTAACTTAAAAATAAACGAGTAATTATGGCAACACCTCCGTTCAAGTATCAGCCTATGTTCGAGAAAGGGAAAGATACTACCGAGTATTATCTGCTCACGAAAGATTATGTTTCAGTAAGCGAGTTTGAAGGAAAGCCCATCCTGAAGATTGAGAAAGAAGGTCTGACGGCTATGGCAAATGCGGCTTTCCGTGATGTGTCGTTCATGTTGCGCCGTTCGCACAACGAGCAAGTGGCCAAAATATTAAGTGACCCCGAAGCGAGCGACAATGATAAATATGTGGCATTGACCTTCTTGCGCAATGCGGAAGTGGCGTCTAAAGGTGTGCTTCCTTTCTGCCAGGATACGGGTACTGCCATCATTCATGGTGAAAAAGGACAGCAGGTGTGGACGGGATATTGCGATGAGGAAGCTCTTTCTTTGGGCGTTTACAAGACCTATACGGAAGAGAACCTTCGTTATTCTCAGAATGCTCCGCTCACCATGTATGACGAAGTGAACACGAAGTGCAACCTTCCGGCGCAGATTGATATCGAAGCTACGGAAGGCATGGAGTATGAGTTCCTTTGCGTGACCAAAGGCGGTGGTTCTGCCAACAAGACTTACCTCTATCAAGAGACAAAGGCTATCTTGAATCCTTCGACGCTCGTACCCTTCCTCATCTCGAAGATAAAGACGCTGGGTACGGCGGCCTGTCCTCCTTATCACATCGCATTTGTCATCGGCGGAACTTCTGCCGAGAAGAATCTGCTGACAGTGAAATTGGCTTCTACCCGCTTCTACGACAACCTGCCTACTACGGGCAATGAGTACGGACGTGCTTTCCGCGATGTGGAGTTAGAAAAAGAAGTTTTGGCGGAGGCTCATAAGATAGGGCTTGGCGCACAGTTCGGCGGCAAATACATGGCTCACGATGTTCGCATCATCCGCCTGCCTCGTCACGGTGCTTCTTGCCCTGTGGGCTTGGGAGTTTCCTGTTCTGCCGACCGTAACATCAAGTGTAAAATCAATAAAGAAGGTATCTGGATTGAGAAGTTAGACAGCAATCCGGGGGAATTGATTCCGGCGGAACTCCGTCAGGCAGGCGAGGGTGATGTTGTGAAGATTGACCTGAACCGTCCGATGGCCGATATCCTGAAAGAATTGACCAAGTATCCGGTATCTACCCGTCTGTCGTTGAACGGAACCATCATCGTGGGTCGTGACATTGCGCACGCCAAGCTGAAAGAGCGTTTGGATAAGGGTGAAGACCTTCCGCAATACATCAAAGACCATCCCATCTACTATGCCGGCCCTGCCAAGACTCCTCAAGGCATGGCTTGCGGTTCGATGGGACCGACCACGGCCGGACGTATGGACTCTTACGTAGAGTTGTTCCAAAGTCATGGCGGCAGCATGATTATGCTTGCCAAAGGTAATCGCAGCCAGCAGGTGACGGATGCTTGCCAGAAGTATGGCGGCTTCTATCTCGGCTCTATCGGTGGCCCTGCCGCTATCTTGGCGCAGAACAACATCAAGAGCATCGAGTGTGTGGAATATCCCGAACTGGGCATGGAGGCTATCTGGAAGATTGAAGTAGAGAATTTTCCGGCATTTATTCTGGTAGATGATAAGGGAAATGACTTCTTCAAACAGTTGAAGCCTTGGAATTGCAGTAAGTAAACCTATTATGCCGGCAGGCTTTGTCCTGTGTCATTAAGGGTGTGTCATAATGCCCGGATTGAAAGATTTGCCCCTGCTACAGCTATCTGTGGCAGGGGCGTTTTCGTGAAAAGAGTTTTGGCATACTCTTTTTTTATTTCTTGTTCAGCGTCTTTTTCCACTTCTCATACTTCTTCAGCACTTTCAGACCACCGTCGTTATACCAGCTGTAGCCGTTGCGCCGTTCGTAGCCTATCTCGGAGATGTCGAAGCGTTTCACACCGTCGCGGTCGCAGAAGAAAGGACGATTATCTTCCAGCGTATAGAAGCGTGCCCAAAGCGCGGGGCAATCGGCATCATCCTGTGAACAGGGAACCATGCGATAATCTTTCTTACCTTGGCTGTTG
Protein-coding regions in this window:
- a CDS encoding DUF4954 family protein — protein: MSYRKLTEAEVLRLKSQSCLADDWEKVTVAEEFVTEFVHHTRFSGEVRLGVFRSEFTLPGGIKKHSGLRHVTLHNVTVGDNCCIENIQNYIANYEIGHDTFIENVDIILVDGVSKFGNGVEVSVLNETGGREVLISDKLSAHQAYIMALYRHRPELIARMKEITDFYSNKHASAVGSIGSHVMILNTGSIKNVRVGDYCRICGTCRLYNGSINSNEVAPVHIGHGVICDDFIISSGSHVDDGAMLSRCFIGQACRLGHNYSASDSLFFSNCQGENGEACSIFAGPFTVTHHKSTLLIAGMFSFMNAGSGSNQSNHMYKLGPIHQGTLERGAKTTSDSYILWPARVGAFSLVMGRHVNHSDTSNLPFSYLIEQNNTTYLVPGVNLRSVGTIRDAQKWPKRDGRTDTNKLDYINYNLLSPYTVQKMFKGRETLLNLRHAGGELSDIYSFHSAKIRNSALHKGLKFYEIAIHKFLGNSVIKRLERIDFRSNEEIRARLKPDTLVGSGEWVDISGLIAPKSEIDALIGGIESGTVNRLKYINAEFEKMHTNYYTYEWTWAYEKLEEFYGISPANMTAEDVIRIVEKWKEAVVGLDRMVYEDAKKEFSLASMTGFGADGSRLEKELDFEQVRGDFESNPFVTAVLKHIEVKTALGDELIGRMKKVL
- a CDS encoding fumarate hydratase, producing the protein MATPPFKYQPMFEKGKDTTEYYLLTKDYVSVSEFEGKPILKIEKEGLTAMANAAFRDVSFMLRRSHNEQVAKILSDPEASDNDKYVALTFLRNAEVASKGVLPFCQDTGTAIIHGEKGQQVWTGYCDEEALSLGVYKTYTEENLRYSQNAPLTMYDEVNTKCNLPAQIDIEATEGMEYEFLCVTKGGGSANKTYLYQETKAILNPSTLVPFLISKIKTLGTAACPPYHIAFVIGGTSAEKNLLTVKLASTRFYDNLPTTGNEYGRAFRDVELEKEVLAEAHKIGLGAQFGGKYMAHDVRIIRLPRHGASCPVGLGVSCSADRNIKCKINKEGIWIEKLDSNPGELIPAELRQAGEGDVVKIDLNRPMADILKELTKYPVSTRLSLNGTIIVGRDIAHAKLKERLDKGEDLPQYIKDHPIYYAGPAKTPQGMACGSMGPTTAGRMDSYVELFQSHGGSMIMLAKGNRSQQVTDACQKYGGFYLGSIGGPAAILAQNNIKSIECVEYPELGMEAIWKIEVENFPAFILVDDKGNDFFKQLKPWNCSK
- a CDS encoding helix-turn-helix transcriptional regulator translates to MNSLSTTVKMLRKQYNLTQEELSLKSSVGLRFVRDLEQGKETLRLDKVNQLLEFFNYEMVTTSKTNNQ
- the hflX gene encoding GTPase HflX produces the protein MKEFVISEVQAETAVLVGLITKTQDERKTNEYLDELAFLAETAGAEVVKRFTQKLEQAHSVTYVGTGKLAEIKEYIKNEEEAEREVGMVIFDDELSAKQIRNIEAELKIKILDRTSLILDIFAMRAQTANAKTQVELAQYKYMLPRLQRLWTHLERQGGGSGAGGGKGSVGLRGPGETQLEMDRRIILNRMSLLKERLAEIDKQKSTQRKNRGRLIRVALVGYTNVGKSTLMTLLSKSEVFAENKLFATLDTTVRKVIIENLPFLLSDTVGFIRKLPTDLVDSFKSTLDEVREADLLLHIVDISHPDFEEQIEVVNKTLADIGAAGKPMMLVFNKIDAYTYVEKAADDLTPKTKENLTLEELMKTWMAKMEDSCLFISAREKINMEELKSVVYGRVKELHVQKYPYNDFLYQFYGDEE
- a CDS encoding RagB/SusD family nutrient uptake outer membrane protein, encoding MRKFKKICAAFFVGLLATGCAGDYLDNEPSNSISRDKAVENTEGLRYILEGVHNMIYSYNFSNQVFTLGQPGLNASLDLLGDDMINTKPAYHMSVYRWEDHTSPDGEINLYAWDYFYTIIQHLNEIIGAVDNVKNAAATEVATLKGEAYSLRAWAYFNLVQLYGKRYVKGEANDNLGVIIRKEVSYDARPRSTVAEVYKLIDEDIKTGLENLEKAPDLERKNVIRYSTACGIAARIALAKSEWADAEKYADLAIKHSGATLQQGGALCDGFCDLSASEWMWGYYQGSDQDFFYASYFCAYSYNFNGHNKGFKHAVNRTLYDKMGKNDARRGWWVCLDQGDKIPKDASASYFEGGMSKPNWEVTGQQIKYRAKGAEDTHGDLLIMRLGEMYYIKAEAQARQGSGREADARATLLEIMSTRDPEYKTEAVGDELMDEIFRNKRIDLWMEGQRFFDMKRLGIIPDRLNSANIQIHLKGNAQKTAITRNSGTNAKKIAKSVDDKYWEFAIPYTEIRGNDQCVQNPL